The following coding sequences are from one Leishmania major strain Friedlin complete genome, chromosome 36 window:
- a CDS encoding putative developmentally regulated GTP-binding protein 1 has translation MSSLQKINDIEAELARTQKNKATMAHICALKARLAQLKRELIASESKKGGGKGEGFDVQKTGDARIGFIGFPSVGKSTLLSKMTSTHSEVAAYEFTTLTCVPGVVNYRGAKLQMLDLPGIIEGAKDGKGRGRQVIAVARTCSLILIVLDIAKPLQHKLIIERELDGFGIRLNKSPPDIVIRKKDRGGISISSTCPLTHIDQETIKIILGEYRMANADVTFRGDYTADEFIDAIEGNRAYIPAIYVLNKIDQISIEELDIVARIPHNCPISAHHEWNLDGLLECIWDHLNFIRVYTKPKGQVPDYDAPVILKKSPQPSVESFCNRIHRQLIRNYKYAWVWGSSVKHQPQRVGKDHSLDDEDVVQVVKKV, from the coding sequence ATGTCTTCCTTGCAGAAGATCAACGATATCGAGGCGGAGCTCGCCCGCACGCAGAAGAACAAGGCTACCATGGCCCACATTTGCGCTCTCAAGGCCcgcctggcgcagctgaagcgcGAGCTCATCGCGTCTGAGTCGAAGAAAGGCGGTGGCAAGGGCGAAGGCTTCGATGTGCAGAAAACCGGCGACGCTCGCATCGGCTTCATTGGCTTTCCGTCTGTTGGCAagtcgacgctgctgtcGAAGATGACCTCGACTCACTCTGAGGTGGCCGCGTACGAGTTCACCACGCTCACCTGCGTGCCTGGTGTGGTGAATTACCGCGGCGCCAAGCTGCAGATGCTGGACCTGCCCGGTATCATCGAAGGTGCCAAGGACGGTAAGGGTCGAGGCCGGCAAGTCATTGCAGTGGCCCGCACTTGCTCTCTCATCCTCATCGTGCTTGACATTGCCAaaccgctgcagcacaagcTCATCATTGAGCGTGAGTTGGACGGCTTCGGCATTCGGCTGAACAAGTCGCCACCGGATATTGTGATTCGAAAAAAGGACCGCGGTGGCATCAGCATCTCCTCGACGTGTCCGCTCACGCACATCGACCAGGAGACGATCAAGATCATCTTAGGCGAGTACCGCATGGCGAACGCCGACGTCACCTTCCGCGGCGACTACACGGCCGACGAGTTCATAGATGCGATCGAAGGGAATCGCGCGTATATCCCGGCCATTTACGTGCTGAACAAGATCGACCAAATTTCGATCGAGGAACTCGACATCGTCGCCCGCATCCCGCACAACTGCCCAATCTCTGCCCATCACGAGTGGAACCTGGACGGGCTCCTCGAGTGCATATGGGATCACCTGAACTTCATTCGCGTGTACACGAAGCCGAAGGGTCAGGTGCCAGACTACGACGCGCCGGTCATTCTCAAGAAGTCGCCACAGCCGTCGGTGGAGAGCTTCTGCAACCGCATTCACAGACAGCTGATACGCAACTACAAGTatgcgtgggtgtggggaTCGTCTGTGAAACACCAGCCGCAGCGTGTGGGCAAGGATCACTCGCTGGATGACGAGGATGTCGTGCAGGTGGTGAAGAAGGTATAG
- a CDS encoding guanylate kinase-like protein has translation MSVAPKAPMPAISSVAAASAARKASQQAVGPLKGTVALRRLVDVLLFVGPSGCGKSTVIRRLQRDWPTLFEFSVSHTTRCPRPGEVHGQHYYFVTMEEFQQLVDAGHMIEYSRLCMPETSSSTPPLSKPVGNLYGTSKKALNTVLACNRVVLMDTDLLGAINIRRYCSREVASTSPVTVSRAQRSIVQHDGGAAPAAQAPLTLSTPRHVAVSVENEHAAVLMSAYSSKDSILSSSPSCAAPAVTRTLRCMIIFIAPPSMQVLEQRLRERKTETEASIQLRMTLNRQWMQWARENQSFFDHYIVNDHLDLCYAKVKEIVRAEVLMVESTL, from the coding sequence ATGAGCGTGGCACCGAAAGCGCCAATGCCGGCGATTTCATCGGTTGCCGCCGCGTCTGCTGCCCGCAAAGCTTCTCAGCAGGCTGTGGGGCCTCTCAAGGGCACTGTCGCCCTCAGGCGCCTCGTGGACGTGCTTTTGTTCGTAGGGCCAAGCGGCTGTGGCAAGTCTACGGTGATtcgccggctgcagcgcgactGGCCCACGCTATTTGAGTTCAGCGTGAGCCACACAACCCGTTGCCCGCGGCCCGGCGAGGTGCATGGGCAGCACTACTACTTCGTCACCATGGAGGAGTTTCAGCAGCTGGTCGACGCGGGTCACATGATTGAATACTCGCGGCTCTGCATGCCCGaaacgtcgtcgtcgacgcctcCGCTGAGCAAGCCAGTCGGCAACCTCTACGGGACTAGCAAGAAAGCCCTGAACACGGTGCTCGCGTGCAATCGTGTCGTGCTCATGGACACGGATCTGCTCGGCGCCATCAACATTCGGCGCTATTGCTCTCGTGAGGTGGCGAGCACGAGTCCGGTGACCGTTTcgcgagcgcagcgcagTATAGTGcagcacgacggcggcgccgctccggCCGCGCAGGCTCCGCTAACCCTCTCCACACCTCGGCACGTGGCCGTCTCTGTGGAGAACGAGCACGCCGCGGTCCTCATGAGTGCGTATTCATCCAAGGATTCGATATTGTCGTCGTCCCCTTCCTGTGCTGCACCCGCGgtcacacgcacgctgcgctgcatGATCATCTTCATCGCGCCACCTAGCATGCAGGTGTtggagcagcggctgcgagaACGCAAGACTGAAACGGAAGCGTCGATTCAGCTGCGCATGACGCTAAATCGGCAGTGGATGCAGTGGGCCAGGGAGAATCAGTCGTTCTTTGACCACTACATCGTGAACGACCACCTTGATCTCTGCTACGCCAAGGTGAAGGAGATTGTGCGGGCAGAGGTGCTCATGGTGGAGAGCACTCTGTGA